From one uncultured Paludibacter sp. genomic stretch:
- a CDS encoding Fibronectin type III domain protein, which yields MKINKKTILLIGILFLLYNTFIISQEHHKKGDNIPNPFLTNSKEVTNPILNDTVIHQEVINDSISEEDLEESDSIMVVEDSIDTGNIDIVKDTLQKKEEFEEDETKPEKDTIEIPPVNYSIFKFRIPTTNNPLTKNISAPYYPKKGLQNRHIAMWQSHGLYYKQSWESWIWQRANIFGTREDLYTQSYVLPFLVPMLENAGANVLLPRERDTQTTELIIDNDKSSSGSDFKTYNGFFNWQTSIGNGFGNFKETYKDGENPFREGSYVQTYTTSNEKQESKAEWLPDFPKRDYYAVYISYKTFPTSCNSVVYTVYHAGGETKFSVNQSMGGGTWIYLGTFLFEKGKNQNGKIMLSNVSADANKIITADAVKIGGGMGNISRKRSDLVTKKIIKTPIKGKKKYVYKYKYKYKKVGKKRKRVRVRVKVPVRRYKTKVITNVKHFYNYSTSNMPRFTEGARYWLQWAGVPDSXYSRTKSQNDYSDDFQSRGXWVNYLSGGSLSNPGNKGXSIPLDMALALHTDAGMTSDSVIGTLAIHTVRNTNGSSVYKXGXSRWVGRDLTDQIQTQVVNDIHQLYDNTWIRRGLWNKSYSESRVPEVPTILLELLSHQNFPDMRYGQDPRFRFMISRSIYKGILRYLADQNNFDYVVEPLPVETFSAEFQDSATVKLRWKPVEDPLEKTATPNGYIVYTRINNGGFDNGEYVNANTFNKKIEKNNIYSFKVEAVNDGGKSFPSEILSVCKTNNDTTVLIVNAFNRISAPATFETPTMAGFNSQWDAGVPYISDYKTTGEQIEFRKGTPYLSDEKPGLGTSNTDLTGKVIAGNTFDYPFIHGQSIQKAGYSFVSCSEKSIESGNVKMSKYHAVDLILGKERQWTTLKKNSTEKVFKTFTPEMRKALIQYADSAGNIFISGAHVASDLSMPKQTTPVEYGFLVNFLKLKWVGYKINGLHHVEIPNTKYFKNQSLSFYNTPNSESYFVEAPDGLEATDKKAVSIGEYKNSGLSAGVLYNGSYNICTFGFPFETITEEKDRNILMHSVLDFLFKEKKTKKRKK from the coding sequence ATGAAGATAAATAAAAAAACAATATTACTTATAGGCATTCTATTTCTCCTTTATAATACATTTATTATTTCACAAGAACACCACAAAAAAGGCGACAATATTCCTAATCCTTTTTTAACAAATTCAAAAGAAGTTACAAATCCCATTTTGAATGACACTGTTATCCATCAGGAAGTGATAAATGATTCTATTTCAGAAGAAGATTTGGAGGAAAGCGATTCTATTATGGTCGTAGAAGATTCTATTGATACGGGAAATATTGATATTGTGAAGGATACTTTACAAAAAAAAGAAGAATTTGAAGAAGATGAAACAAAACCAGAAAAAGACACTATCGAAATTCCGCCTGTAAATTACAGTATATTCAAATTTCGTATACCCACGACCAACAATCCTTTAACTAAAAACATATCTGCTCCTTATTATCCTAAAAAGGGATTGCAAAATCGCCACATTGCAATGTGGCAAAGTCACGGATTATACTACAAACAATCGTGGGAAAGCTGGATTTGGCAACGCGCAAATATTTTCGGCACGCGTGAAGATTTGTACACACAATCTTACGTTTTGCCTTTTTTAGTTCCTATGCTTGAAAATGCGGGCGCAAATGTGCTTCTCCCTCGTGAGCGCGACACGCAAACTACCGAATTGATTATAGATAACGACAAAAGTTCGTCAGGAAGCGATTTTAAAACCTATAACGGATTTTTTAATTGGCAAACAAGCATCGGAAATGGATTTGGAAACTTCAAAGAAACGTATAAAGACGGAGAAAATCCTTTTCGCGAAGGAAGTTATGTGCAAACTTACACCACAAGCAACGAAAAACAAGAAAGCAAAGCAGAGTGGCTTCCGGATTTTCCAAAAAGAGATTATTATGCTGTCTACATTTCTTACAAAACCTTTCCAACCAGTTGCAATAGCGTTGTCTATACCGTTTATCACGCAGGCGGCGAAACAAAATTTTCCGTAAACCAATCTATGGGAGGTGGCACGTGGATTTATCTGGGCACGTTTTTGTTTGAAAAAGGAAAAAATCAAAACGGAAAAATTATGTTATCCAATGTAAGCGCTGATGCTAATAAAATCATCACCGCCGATGCCGTAAAAATTGGAGGAGGAATGGGAAACATCAGCCGCAAACGCTCCGATTTGGTTACAAAAAAAATTATTAAGACCCCTATAAAAGGAAAGAAAAAATATGTTTATAAATACAAGTATAAATACAAAAAAGTCGGGAAGAAAAGAAAACGGGTAAGAGTAAGAGTAAAAGTTCCTGTAAGACGTTATAAAACCAAGGTAATAACAAACGTTAAACATTTTTACAACTACAGCACAAGCAATATGCCGCGTTTTACGGAAGGAGCGCGTTATTGGTTACAATGGGCAGGAGTTCCCGACAGCNTTTACAGCCGCACAAAAAGTCAAAACGATTATTCGGACGATTTTCAATCACGCGGATTNTGGGTAAATTACTTATCAGGCGGTTCTCTTTCTAATCCGGGAAACAAAGGANTGAGTATTCCGTTGGATATGGCATTAGCTTTACATACCGATGCAGGAATGACTTCCGATTCCGTTATAGGAACGTTAGCCATTCATACCGTGCGCAATACAAACGGTTCATCTGTTTACAAAAANGGNATNTCACGNTGGGTAGGACGCGATTTAACCGATCAAATTCAAACGCAAGTTGTAAACGATATTCATCAGTTATATGATAATACGTGGATAAGACGCGGACTTTGGAACAAAAGTTACAGTGAATCACGCGTGCCTGAAGTTCCTACCATTCTTCTGGAACTGCTTTCACACCAAAATTTCCCTGATATGCGCTACGGACAGGATCCTCGCTTCCGTTTTATGATAAGCCGTTCCATTTACAAGGGAATTTTACGTTATTTAGCCGATCAAAATAATTTTGATTACGTTGTTGAACCGCTTCCGGTAGAAACTTTTAGTGCAGAATTCCAAGATTCCGCTACGGTGAAACTACGTTGGAAACCCGTTGAAGATCCGTTGGAAAAAACCGCAACCCCAAACGGATATATTGTTTACACACGCATAAACAACGGCGGATTTGATAATGGAGAATACGTAAATGCCAACACATTCAATAAAAAGATAGAAAAAAACAACATTTACAGTTTCAAAGTGGAAGCAGTAAATGACGGAGGAAAAAGTTTCCCGTCAGAAATTCTTTCGGTATGTAAAACAAATAATGACACTACTGTGCTTATAGTAAATGCGTTTAATCGTATTTCAGCGCCGGCAACGTTTGAAACTCCGACTATGGCTGGATTTAACAGTCAGTGGGATGCAGGCGTTCCTTACATTAGTGATTACAAAACCACCGGTGAACAAATTGAATTCAGAAAAGGAACACCATATTTGAGCGATGAAAAACCCGGACTCGGAACAAGTAATACCGATTTAACAGGAAAAGTCATTGCCGGAAACACTTTCGATTATCCTTTTATTCACGGACAAAGCATTCAAAAGGCAGGATATTCTTTTGTTTCGTGCAGCGAAAAATCAATTGAAAGCGGCAATGTAAAAATGTCGAAATACCATGCGGTAGATTTAATACTTGGAAAAGAAAGACAATGGACAACATTAAAGAAAAACTCCACCGAAAAAGTATTTAAAACATTTACCCCTGAAATGCGAAAAGCGTTAATTCAATATGCTGATTCTGCCGGAAATATCTTTATCAGCGGGGCGCACGTTGCATCCGATTTAAGTATGCCAAAACAAACCACGCCTGTAGAATACGGATTTTTGGTAAACTTTTTAAAACTGAAATGGGTAGGATATAAAATAAACGGATTACACCATGTGGAAATTCCAAATACAAAATACTTTAAAAATCAATCATTGAGTTTTTATAATACCCCAAACAGTGAATCTTATTTTGTAGAAGCTCCCGACGGACTTGAAGCGACTGATAAAAAAGCCGTTTCCATTGGCGAATATAAAAATTCAGGACTTTCTGCCGGAGTTTTGTATAATGGTTCATATAATATTTGTACCTTTGGATTTCCCTTTGAAACAATAACGGAAGAAAAAGACCGAAATATATTGATGCACTCGGTTTTAGACTTCTTATTCAAGGAGAAAAAAACAAAAAAACGTAAAAAGTAA